In Amphiura filiformis chromosome 1, Afil_fr2py, whole genome shotgun sequence, the following are encoded in one genomic region:
- the LOC140165042 gene encoding uncharacterized protein, with translation MLHSLACEMYIERQNDIALTDYLDPFNGQMRTLVFFMLPKVHKTPPQARLVGRPVVSNCSSPLEKASSIRTHRLLPSTSGEIPTHLPEGYRRHHQEDRNLTLPQGIILASLDVVSMFTSVPQDQAFRVILEALANLDLFDSIIPDMKYMAELLRLVLYRNSFEFNNEYFLQTSGVPMGQRSIGSNCP, from the coding sequence ATGCTACACAGTCTAGCCTGTGAAATGTATATTGAAAGACAAAACGACATAGCTTTGACAGACTACCTGGACCCATTTAATGGTCAAATGAGAACCCTGGTTTTCTTCATGCTACCTAAAGTCCACAAAACCCCTCCACAGGCGCGTTTGGTAGGAAGACCAGTTGTCTCCAACTGCTCCTCTCCACTGGAGAAGGCCTCATCGATCAGAACTCATAGACTTCTACCTTCTACCAGTGGTGAGATCCCAACCCACTTACCTGAAGGATACAGGAGACACCATCAGGAAGATCGAAACTTGACTCTACCTCAAGGCATCATATTAGCCAGCCTGGATGTGGTTTCGATGTTCACATCGGTCCCACAAGATCAAGCTTTTCGAGTTATATTGGAGGCACTCGCAAATCTGGACCTTTTTGATTCAATCATTCCAGATATGAAATACATGGCAGAACTCCTACGCCTGGTGTTATACAGGAATTCTTTTGAATTCAATAACGAATACTTCCTACAAACGTCAGGGGTACCTATGGGCCAAAGATCAATAGGTAGCAACTGTCCATGA